A genomic region of Neochlamydia sp. AcF84 contains the following coding sequences:
- the pgsA gene encoding CDP-diacylglycerol--glycerol-3-phosphate 3-phosphatidyltransferase, translated as MSIANYFTFIRIFISPIFLLVYLHHDYLEINPSVLPYVLLFLLGVSELSDAFDGYLARKYNQVTDFGKILDPMADSIARLSYFLTFTAEPVRLPLALIFIFVYRDSVVSTLRTICALKGFALAARTSGKIKACIQAMAALIVLILMIPHSLGYLSSPDLQYICTWVVGIAGIYTAYSGVDYVYANRQYIAKLLSLHPAKP; from the coding sequence TTGAGTATAGCTAATTACTTTACCTTTATTCGCATTTTTATCAGCCCCATTTTTCTTTTAGTCTATCTTCACCATGATTATTTAGAAATTAATCCATCTGTTTTACCCTATGTTTTACTTTTTTTGCTGGGCGTTAGTGAATTATCAGATGCCTTTGATGGCTATTTGGCGCGCAAATATAACCAAGTAACCGATTTTGGAAAAATACTAGATCCTATGGCTGATAGCATTGCGCGTCTCTCTTACTTTTTAACATTTACCGCAGAGCCTGTCAGATTGCCCTTAGCTTTAATTTTTATCTTTGTCTATCGTGATTCTGTAGTTAGCACACTTCGAACCATTTGTGCACTTAAAGGGTTTGCTTTAGCAGCGCGTACCAGCGGGAAAATTAAAGCATGCATTCAAGCGATGGCTGCTTTAATTGTATTAATCCTTATGATTCCTCATTCCTTAGGCTATTTATCCAGCCCTGATCTACAATACATATGTACATGGGTGGTAGGTATAGCAGGAATTTATACTGCTTATTCTGGAGTAGACTATGTGTATGCCAATAGACAATACATTGCCAAGCTATTGTCATTGCACCCGGCTAAACCCTAA